The segment GACATCGGCATTGCTACCGACACGCCTCCCAAAGCCTTGACCACCTCTGCGCTGGTTCCGGTGGACCTGATTTTGAGACCTTTAATGTCTTCCAATTTTTCGACTGGCTTCTTTGTGAAAAGACGATGCGGAGGCGAAGTATGGAGATACATCACCTTTGTTCCGTCAAATTCCTTGGGCTTAAATTTTTCGAGGTATGCGTTCGCCAATTTCGTTGCGTCGTATGAGGTCTTGTATCCCAGTGGGAGGTCAATTACTTCTGTGAGAGGAAATCGCCCGCCGGTGTATCCGCAAAAACTCATCCCTATATCCGCAACGCCTCTCATTACGTCATCATAAGTCTCAGAAGGGCGTGAAAGAGACGCGGCCGGAAAGTACTGCACTTTCACTCGACCGTTGGTTCTTTTCTCTACCTCTTTGCACCACTCGTCCGAAATAACGCTGACTTTGCTTGCGGGCGGGAACAGGTTCGCATACCTGAGGGTAATGACCTTATCGGCTCCATAGCTTGTCAGAAGGCCGAAAAAAAATGCCATAACTATCCAAATCACTACGCCCACCCCAAAACATCGGCCTTTCATAGTCTTACCTCCTTTGACGTGATTGTTCGGCACCAATCATGTTTGACATCGTCTCGGAAATAGCTCCAAGCGGTATAGCTGTGTCGAATCAGAAATTAACGTGCTGACCGCAGCTCACCGGTATGGTCTGACCTGTGACGGCGCTCGATTCCTCTGAGGCGAGAAAGACGGCTACAGCAGCACATTCTTCTTCCGTGGCTAATCGTTTAAGGGAATTGTTGGCAGTCAAGCTTGTCATGATCTCATCAAAGGTCTTACCCGTCCCTTCAACTCTCTTCTTGATCACGTTAACAATGCGATCTCCCAAGACAGGACCCGGGCTGAGGGCATTCACGCGGATGCCGTATTCTCCCATCTCAACAGAAAGCGTTTCAGTAAGGCCAATGAGGCCCATCTTTGCGCAGCAATAGGCCGCCCTGAAGGGATATCCGGACCTTCCGTCAGCCGACCTTCCTGCTTCAGAAACAACGTTGATTATATTGCCGGTCTTCCGCTCGATCATGTTCTTGAGCACTTCCCGTGCACAGACCATGCTCCCTGTCAGGTCGACAGCCAAGGTTTCGTTCCACTGGGCCAGATCCATGTCAACCACCCTGGACGTAGGCCCTGAGACACCACTGTTATTTACCAGTATATCCACTTGGTCGAACCGCCTGATTGTCTCTGCGACAAGGCGCTTGATTTGCGACTCATCCGAAACATCTGTTTGCACGTAGATTGCCTTTCCGCCCTTACTGATAATCTCGCCGCACGTTTTCTCCAGCTCGGGAGCACTTCGTGCGGCGATCACCACATTGGCGCCTTCTCGGGCAAAAGCGAGAGCAATGGCCTTCCCGATACCTTTACCACCACCCGTGATAATTGCCACCTTACCTCGCAACCGCATGCGTCCTCCTTGGGCGATTCCATCCGGCACCTAAGCACGGGCCTTCAAGATGGATGTGCGTCATTTCACAATTATTCCACCTACGAAAGATCAGAACATTCCATTTGGATTCGCAGAAGTTTGCGGAACCTCCTGTATCACATCCCAGTGCTCATCGATTTTTCCGCTTTCATTGAGTCTGAATATCTCAACGATAGCCCGATGCGTGCCCGGTGGCCGAACCGAATGGACGTGAAGAATGACATAGTCACCGTCCGCAAAGATCCTGACGATTTCGCTCTTGGCGCCGCGGTGGTTGGTCTTGAGCCAGTTGATAAATGCCGCCAGACCTTCGGGGTAGTCTTCGACCAAAGGATTGTGCTGCTTGTAACGCGGCCCCATGTACTTGCGGGCTGACTCAAAGTCCTTCTTGTTAATGATAAGATCATAAAATTCCGCAACGTTCTTTTTATTCATTTCCATCTGCTCTCGAGTTGCCATATCGTTCCTCCGGTCTAAAAAGCCCTATCGAGCGATTCCTCAAAGCTCGACGGAGTGCATAATCTCCAGTTGTCTATTATGAAACTCCTCGTCCATCCGTTTTATAGGAAAACATCACCGCCAGGAGTCTCGCCCGCTCCTGACCGATGCTCCTCCCAGTGTGAGGTACTCCGGATTCGAAATAGACGCAGTCACCCTCGTGCATGATGTATTTCTTGCCGTCGTAGGTGAATTCATGGGTACCTTCCAAAACAAATAGCAATTCCTCACCCTCATGCTGAAATATGGCTTTTTCCTCGAATGCCGGCTCGATGATGTAGGGCTCCATACTCTTGCCGGGCTTATTATGCGCGAGAGTTTCATATTTGTACCCATACAGGGACCCTGTTGTAACAATGACCTTTCTTTCGTTCTTGCGCACAATAGCCAATCGTGTGTCGCCGGGTGGTTCCTGCCGCCCGTTGAGCAGAGAAATAGTCTCCACCCCGAGGGCGCCGGCAATCCGGTTCAGTGTTGAAAAAGGAGGCAGTTTGCCGGCACGCTCCACCCTCGATAGATACCCTTTGCTTAGGCCCGTAAGGTGAGACAGATCGTCGAGTGTCATCTTTCGCGCGAGCCGGAGAGTCTTGATATTTTGACAGATGGTCCTTTCATCCATACCGGGATTGTTGCCTCATGTACAACAGATGTCAACAACAAAATTGCCAAAAAGGAAACTACGCCCCCTCCGCGGGCGTGGTTTATCTTATCGAGAAACTACGCCTCCGCGTTCATGCCATCAGGTATTTTCTCTTGATTTCCACGTTCTGATCAAAATCGGCTGTGGTGCCTTCATAGCGAATCCGCCCATTATCGATCACATACACCCGGTCAATCAATTTCAAGGCAGATTTTACATTTTGTTCCGAAAGGAGAATGCTGATTCCTGCATCTTTCAGCGCTAAGATCTGATTTTCCAGCTCCCTGACAACCAGAGGCGCCAAACCCTCCGTCGGCTCGTCCAGCAGAAGGAGTTCCGGACTGCTCATCAAGGCTCTTCCAATCGTAAGCATCTGCTGCTCCCCGCCCGAAAGGTTTCCCGCGGGCCGCGTCTTTATGTGCAAAAGGGCTGGGAACAAATCGTACACCCTCTGTTTGGGCCATTCGTTGTTGCGCCGGTAGGTAATTTCAAGGTTATCGTCCACGGAGAGATCGGCAAACACCCTGCGGTCGTCCGGAACGTAGGCGATCCCCTCCCGAACGAGAAGGAAAGGATCCTTTCCGGCAATCGATCTTCCCTTGAATGTGATCGATCCCTCTCGAGGAGGCGTCCAGCGAGCGATACTTCTCATCGTGGTCGATTTACCTGCGCCGTTTCTCCCGAGAAGCCCCACGATCTCGCCTTCGGCCAAAGAGAGGGAGACATCAAAAAGGATATGAGAAAGGCTGTAATAGGTGTGGATATTTTCGACCCGAAGCATGGATCTAATCCTCCCCCAGATAAGCGTCCTGCACTTTTTTGTTGCATCGGACGGTCGCGCAATCTGACTGGATGATGGTGGAACCCTGGACCATGACCATGATCCGCTGAGCGATGGCAAAAACGAGTTCCATATCATGTTCGCAGAAAAGGATCGTAAGGCCGCGCTCTGTAGAAAGTCGCTGGATAAGCGAGATGCACCGCCCTGTCTCCTCTGGGGACATGCCGGCCGTCGGCTCATCCAGGATGAGAAGTTCTGGCCTTCCGCCGAGGACTATAGCGATCTCAAGAACCTTCCTGTCACCATGAGACAGGGAGCCGCAGACGCTCTTCGCCTTTTCAGTTAACCCGACACTGTCGAGTATCGCATACGTATTGTCCACCGCGAGCTTCCGGGAAGGGGAGAAGAAGGTAAGAT is part of the Syntrophorhabdaceae bacterium genome and harbors:
- the dctP gene encoding TRAP transporter substrate-binding protein DctP, producing MKGRCFGVGVVIWIVMAFFFGLLTSYGADKVITLRYANLFPPASKVSVISDEWCKEVEKRTNGRVKVQYFPAASLSRPSETYDDVMRGVADIGMSFCGYTGGRFPLTEVIDLPLGYKTSYDATKLANAYLEKFKPKEFDGTKVMYLHTSPPHRLFTKKPVEKLEDIKGLKIRSTGTSAEVVKALGGVSVAMPMS
- a CDS encoding SDR family oxidoreductase is translated as MRLRGKVAIITGGGKGIGKAIALAFAREGANVVIAARSAPELEKTCGEIISKGGKAIYVQTDVSDESQIKRLVAETIRRFDQVDILVNNSGVSGPTSRVVDMDLAQWNETLAVDLTGSMVCAREVLKNMIERKTGNIINVVSEAGRSADGRSGYPFRAAYCCAKMGLIGLTETLSVEMGEYGIRVNALSPGPVLGDRIVNVIKKRVEGTGKTFDEIMTSLTANNSLKRLATEEECAAVAVFLASEESSAVTGQTIPVSCGQHVNF
- a CDS encoding nuclear transport factor 2 family protein, yielding MATREQMEMNKKNVAEFYDLIINKKDFESARKYMGPRYKQHNPLVEDYPEGLAAFINWLKTNHRGAKSEIVRIFADGDYVILHVHSVRPPGTHRAIVEIFRLNESGKIDEHWDVIQEVPQTSANPNGMF
- a CDS encoding XRE family transcriptional regulator, whose amino-acid sequence is MDERTICQNIKTLRLARKMTLDDLSHLTGLSKGYLSRVERAGKLPPFSTLNRIAGALGVETISLLNGRQEPPGDTRLAIVRKNERKVIVTTGSLYGYKYETLAHNKPGKSMEPYIIEPAFEEKAIFQHEGEELLFVLEGTHEFTYDGKKYIMHEGDCVYFESGVPHTGRSIGQERARLLAVMFSYKTDGRGVS
- a CDS encoding ABC transporter ATP-binding protein; this translates as MLRVENIHTYYSLSHILFDVSLSLAEGEIVGLLGRNGAGKSTTMRSIARWTPPREGSITFKGRSIAGKDPFLLVREGIAYVPDDRRVFADLSVDDNLEITYRRNNEWPKQRVYDLFPALLHIKTRPAGNLSGGEQQMLTIGRALMSSPELLLLDEPTEGLAPLVVRELENQILALKDAGISILLSEQNVKSALKLIDRVYVIDNGRIRYEGTTADFDQNVEIKRKYLMA
- a CDS encoding ABC transporter ATP-binding protein encodes the protein MLEVRNVSKSFGGFRAVDRVNLDVKKGEVVAVIGPNGAGKTTLFNMITGVLKPNEGQVTFKGEDITGLPSHKMCKKGIARSFQIVNIFPRLTVFENVQIAVFVEQGRDLTFFSPSRKLAVDNTYAILDSVGLTEKAKSVCGSLSHGDRKVLEIAIVLGGRPELLILDEPTAGMSPEETGRCISLIQRLSTERGLTILFCEHDMELVFAIAQRIMVMVQGSTIIQSDCATVRCNKKVQDAYLGED